Part of the Gadus macrocephalus chromosome 22, ASM3116895v1 genome, TACTAACCCTAAGgattagaagaagaagaaaacacaacaaccaTGGCTTAAGTTTGGTTTTCTACGTTTGAATTCCACTCATCTCAGAGAGCAGCTGCAGCCGCGTTAGCCTCCGACGCCTGATGCGTCGCTACGGTAAGCGTTGTTGTTAGTTAGCGTTAGCATTATGGTTAGGCTTTGTTGAGGTCTTGAGGTCCATCCCGAACGCAGCTCTCCTCTCCGTCGCTCGGCCCTGGGTTCGGCCCGTCGGTCTCAGGTGGATCCAGGTCTTGGTTGTCGGAGGAGATCTTAGAAGATGGTGCTCCAGCGTTTAGGGGGAGGGCGGGCCTTGGTTTCTCCCTGGGAAGAGATGGGGGCGATGGGGAGTGTAGGAGAAGGCGGCACATTGGTGATGGAAGCCATCAATCAGCCTCTGTTCATCTGTCAACACTCAAAAGGTCAGAGGAAAAGCCGTGGTTCAAGAGAACGATGTTCTGCGATCGTTTGACTTTGCACACAACACCAAAAGGTCAACTGGGAGAGATTGTTTCGATGTTGATTGTCAGAAACCTCACATTGTTCAGAATTCAGGGGGATGTCTTGGACTTGGAAACAGCAACTCAAATCAGATTGAGGTAGATGACTTAACATTTTGTTTGGAATATTCAAATCATTTCCGCATGACAGAAATATTGCAACATAAGAGAACtcgcaaataaataataagaaagCAATAGCTGAGCGCTTTAGAGCTTTCTGCATTATGGGGCAATACAAAATATCGAAAGAAAGCCTGTTAATGAGCGGTGCTTTCAAAAGCATATCAATGATGTATTAACAAAATCAATATGGTCTATGAGAGCCAATTTGCGAGAATGGATCCAAACCCACAACTCTCTACTCACTCCTTTCCGCCGATCGCATCACTGTGGCAttcagacaaagacacacaagagAAACGACTTTAAGTTCAAGGTTTtcacacagcgagagagagagagagagagagagagaaagagagagagagagagagagagaggggggagagagagagagagagagaggggggagagagagaggggagagagagaggggagagagagagagagagagagagagagagagagagaggggggagggataggGACAGAGTGGCCGCTTGTGTTTCCAGGCAGGAGAAGTGTTGTTCTCACCATGTTGAAGAGTCGGGACAGGGTGCTTTGGTCTTTGCGGCGTCTGAGCGGGGACTTGGCACTCTCCGCGCGCGGTGAGGCGGTCTGAAAGAGATGGGTGGTGAGCATGGAGCGTGGTGGAGAACCAGGGCCTGACCCGGGACCCCAGAACCACCAGCAGGGGCGACGGTACCGCGTGGTGGCGGTGTCAGTGTGGTGCCAGAACCTCCTCGAGGAACTGCCATTGGGCTAACTCTTACTGGTCTAGTGTGGCGAGGTTTACGAAAAGTGTGGAGGATTTCGGGAAATTGTGAAGTTTACCAAAATGTTGAAGTTTACCAAAATGTGGAGGAGTTTACAAAAAACATGGAGTTTACGAAAGCTGAAACCTTACTACCAAAAATATAAAGCTAAAACAGCAATGCTGTTGATGGTTGAAAATCCAATTTTCAATCCAATTTTCAATCCATTCAATGGTTATGAAATAACCAGAGGCTTTTCTTCCATCCCTTACAATGGGAGAGACCGACACAATGGCaaggggaagggaggaagagcaTTGTCATTAAAACATGAAATGAGACACAGATTCACACAGGAACCAATAAAGGAGGAGAAAACGGATTAGGAGACGCATGCTGTGGAGCTGGCGGCCgtccaacacaaaacacacggaAACAGGAAAATTGTCAGGATTCGGACATGCAGAAACCACTTCTCGTTTCGCTGTGTGAAAtggacaggtggaggaggtccCACGAAGACCCCGATGGCTGAATTAGTGAGTCATTGCTGGGTGACCAGGACAAGGGGAGGGAACCCATGTACTCCACTCAAACGATGACtagacaaagaagaagaagaagtagaagaaagaggaagaaaatgGCGGAGGGGGGTTGGATGCAGACCTGAGGTTTTTTTTCCTGAGAGGAGAAgaaattatttgtttttttaccgGCTGTGGTTCATAAACAGCCGGGCAGTTTCAAAGTCATCCAGAAGCAGCGAGTCGCTCTTGAAGGTGcagtgttggtggggggggggcaggggtgtaggtgttggtggtggaggaggaggaggaggaggtggtggtggtggtggttgggggatGAAATATAAAATGACAGATTTAGCGACGGGCGTTTATCTCCTACGTCTGATTAAAGACACCAACGGTTTGTTTAAATGAAAGATAGGATGTCTGAAACAATGTCCGCTGGCAATGATATCCATTTCACCATGTTTCAAGATCAAATTGATAAGGAATATCAAATCTTTTCTTATCTTATGGTATTTAATGTATCCGAATCATCGAACATGTTTCACCCTCCTGCATTTATCTCAAAGACCCAAGCTGGTCCTTGTGCTCTCTCAGGAGGAGTGAAGTAGTAACATAGCatgaaagagaaggaggaaaaagaTTTGTAAGTAAGTGTACGGGAGTGCACAGTGTTAGCTAGGATATGCGGACAAAAGCCCAAACATGAAAAAGAGAGGCTTCTTTGGAGATGGCCAccttctgtttttgtttgtgtgtgtgtgtgtctgtgtgtgtgtgtgtgtgttgggggaggggggggggggttgttcaaTATGAAtgaggattaaaaaaacataccaAGCCCAAGACATCTCTCCACTGGAcatgaaaaagaaacaaacagcaCCTTGGTGATTCTGAATTTATGATGTACCAGGAACTCCTTCCAAGAAATGTACCTCCTGTCTGAGAACTGTTCCGAAATGTCATTCAATTGCATTAGTAGCAAAGGTTGGTGATAGAATGATGCATAAAAAGTTTGACACTTTGCGGTGGTGCATGGCATAAAGTGGGCTTCGATTTGATACCAGAAGAAACCTTGATGATATATCTAACTAGAGACTCACCTTGGACTTAGGACgaggagaagatgaggatgagacCTGAGGTTTAGACGAAAACAATCCTTATTTGACATGCAACATTTGGACACAGTACACAATGTGCTGTTCCatcataatataataatgagaagaaaaaaatgtgATAATCTAATGCATGTTTGTTTTAATAAGTAACTGCTAATAATAGTTGTCTGCATATCAGACCACAAATTTCCCAAAACGGCAGAATAATTCTAATAGTAGAGCAATAGAGCGATATATAAGTGCCGTTTTGTTGCATCTATTATTTGAGGAACTCTGTACAGGGAGCTATAATAGTGTACTATCGCAGCTCATAAAAGTGAAAGCTAAGCGACATCGATGGAAGACCTAAGAGCAAGACAACCAACATCAAATCGATGCATTCGCTTTAGTTTTACAcctttagaaaaaaagaaaagaaaggggGAGGAGTCTAAAGCTGTGACACTTACGAAGCTTCTGAAGAAATGTGCAACTGCACTCTCGTTGGGCTTGCGGCGAGCAGAGGCTCCCTGGGGCGACGTGGACAGGTGTCCCCGAAATGACCCCTAGAACGGAATACACATCACACAGGTTTCACAAGTCATCCCATTTTTACTGAAGATGATTCCCATGGATGGTATTCAAACGGAGGAGGTAATAATCACTTGAACATTAAAATGGCAAGTTGGCAATGACACCAGGCCAGGAGTTTTTGCTATGATGCATCAGTCCAAAGACAATTTGAATGCAATGACGGCTGATGGCTGACATGAAAAACGCCAAAAAACAAGCTTCTACCAACAGACTACAGACAGTTCTCATCTCCCAAGTGCCATGTTCAGCTGAAAAGAGTTTTCATATTTCACGTTCAAACCGCAAACATTATTCAACCACAAGGCTGGTAGAAATATCTCTGGGATTTTTCAGGCCTACGCCTTGGGGAATGTCTGACAACCACTCCCATCCTACGCGTTGCTTTAACCCTGCAGATTTCATTAGCATTTCCGAGACAATGGCTCCGTTCAGTTGGTGAGACCCTTGTCCATTTATAATACGTATCATATGCAGCTGTTTTCCTTGTGAAagttaatattattttttgtcgTGCTTAGGAAAGCgcaagcagcagcagaaccatATGGGATGATTAATTTGGGAGGCCAATATCGATGTGCTTGGATGGAATAGTTAATGAACTAATTGCATTTTTGTTTCTAATGTTTTGCATGAGTTTTTCTTCTGGGACAGAACCAAACTAAAGAGCTACTCATTTCCTGTGTCAGTTGCTCGGTTGCACGCTAAAAACTGCCCTGCAAAATCCGTAGCACTCTGAACAACATGATGAGATTTGTTTTATAGGCCATCATCGTATGCTACGGTCTTGATGCGAAAAGTGTTGAATGGATTCAATGAAGTCGATTCATGACCCATACATGGTTTTGCGGAGGCTCAGATATTGGCACCCCAGCCAACAATCCTGCCTGCGCCGTTCCCACTGATCCACAGAGACCGACAGCTACCCACGTTGGGTCCATCATTTACCAACTGCTAGCTCCAGACACTAACGTTAATAGTCAGTGCGATCACGGTTACCAAGCCATAGAGATGTAACAGATGTTATGTTATCAGAATCTTTGCATTTAAATCCTCTGGGACCAAATGGGTCATTCCAGTTACGTAAACTCATGATGAGGTTAATTGAACCTCACCATTCGTCATTACCAACCAAGACCATTTCTAGACGTTCTGAAAAAGCTGCAGTATCCTCAACATTACATGTCTTCCTAGTTTATTGTGGTTGTTTATCCTACAACTATCTCTGGGTCGAAGGTTTATCCCTGTGAATATCTAGGCAGGAGAGAGTTGTTTGTAAGGTATTCTATGGGATCAGAATCAAACTCCACC contains:
- the mbpa gene encoding uncharacterized protein mbpa isoform X1 — encoded protein: MATTSSSGLSKKKKNAPGLMDQINTFFGGDQKKRSKGSFRGHLSTSPQGASARRKPNESAVAHFFRSFVSSSSSPRPKSKWRDVLGLTASPRAESAKSPLRRRKDQSTLSRLFNMGETKARPPPKRWSTIF
- the mbpa gene encoding uncharacterized protein mbpa isoform X5; the protein is MATTSSSGLSKKKKNAPGLMDQINTFFGGDQKKRSKGSFRGHLSTSPQGASARRKPNESAVAHFFRSFVSSSSSPRPKSKWRDVLGLSDSLLLDDFETARLFMNHSR
- the mbpa gene encoding uncharacterized protein mbpa isoform X4, whose translation is MATTSSSGLSKKKKNAPGLMDQINTFFGGDQKKRSKGSFRGHLSTSPQGASARRKPNESAVAHFFRSFVSSSSSPRPKSKTASPRAESAKSPLRRRKDQSTLSRLFNM
- the mbpa gene encoding uncharacterized protein mbpa isoform X2, which encodes MATTSSSGLSKKKKNAPGLMDQINTFFGGDQKKRSKGSFRGHLSTSPQGASARRKPNESAVAHFFRSFVSSSSSPRPKSKTASPRAESAKSPLRRRKDQSTLSRLFNMGETKARPPPKRWSTIF
- the mbpa gene encoding uncharacterized protein mbpa isoform X3, translated to MATTSSSGLSKKKKNAPGLMDQINTFFGGDQKKRSKGSFRGHLSTSPQGASARRKPNESAVAHFFRSFVSSSSSPRPKSKWRDVLGLTASPRAESAKSPLRRRKDQSTLSRLFNM